The Lacticaseibacillus pabuli region TTTAATCGCACGGGCAAGAAGCAGACTATTTTGGTAAGGTACGAGGCCGTCTTGTTCACTCGCGGTGAGAAAGGTAGGCGGCCACCCTGGTTGAACGTGCTGCTCGAGTGAGTGCGCGTCCTTCGTCTTTTCCGAAGTCATGGGGCCAATCAAGGCCATGCGGGTTAGCCGATTCGTAAAGTGATGCATGGTGACCACGGGGTATAGCATGACCAGGGTCTCGGGGAGCGGTAAGTGCTGCTCTAAGGCGCGGCCAACATACTCTCCTGCTAAATGTCCACCCGCCGATGCCCCCCAGATACTCCAGTGCTGACGACTAACATCGTATTGTGAGTTCACGGCCAAAATTGAAAAGATTGCGCGTTGCACATCCCGTAATGGCATCCGCCGACGCCGACCAAACGAGCGCAAGTGGTAACGCAGAATGAATGCGGCAATCCCGTGCGCGTTTAAATATTTTGCGACGGGTTTGCCCTCACTGATGTCCATCCAGCCCCAGTAGCCACCACCAGGTACAATTAAGGCCCATGGTGCGCCTGGTGTCGTTGGTAAATAATCGAGTTTGTAACCGCTGATAATCAATGTGCCACCTTCTCTATGTACATAAAGGGGGACAAGCGCTAACGCTGCCCCCTTAGACAGACTGACTATGCGTCTGTGTCGTCCTGCTTTAACTTGTCCTTGGCGTCCGCAACGAACTTTTTGGCATCGTCCTTTGCATCCGCAAGCTTGTCCTTTACCTTGCCCTTCAGGTTTTCGGCTTTGCCTTGCGTCTCACGAGTTTTGTCACCCGTCGCTTTGCCTTCGAGCTCCTTTGCTTTACCAGTTACGCGATCCTTCATTGCATCAACTTTGTCGTTTGTCATCGCAAACGCCTCCTTTTCTTTGGTATAAGTTAATCATGCCAGGTTGAAGGTAAGTGATGCAAGCGCTTTAATTGAATTTTGCGAATTATATTAATGTTTCCACATTACAGTCAAGTATATCTGGGCATTCACGGTTGTCACTTTGGTAGAAATGATACCCACTTGCTGCGAATAGTTGCGTAGACAACAAAAAAGCCAGACACAAGGTCTGACTTTACTGTGAGCGTGGCAACTTCCTACCCTCGCAGGCAGTTTCCCACCAACTACTATCGGCGTAGAGAAGCTTAACTTCTGTGTTCGGCATGGGAACAGGTGTATCCTTCTCGCTATTGCCACCACACTCTATTCAATTGAGAACTTTATGCTCTCAAAACTGGCTATCATTGTTTTAATACTTCGAACCGCATATTTGCGACTGCTTGGTTAAGTCCTCGACCGATTAGTACTGGTCCGCTACACGCATCGCTGCGCTTCCACTTCCAGCCTATCTACCTGATCATCTTTCAGGGGTCTTACTTCCATAAAGGAATGGGAAATCTCATCTTGAGGGGGGCTTCACACTTAGATGCTTTCAGCGTTTATCCCTGCCATACATAGCTACCCAGCGATGCGCCTGGCGGCACAACTGGTACACCAGCGGTATGTTCACCCCGGTCCTCTCGTACTAAGGGCAACTCCTCTCAAATTTCCTACGCCCGCGACGGATAGGGACCGAACTGTCTCACGACGTTCTGAACCCAGCTCGCGTACCGCTTTAATGGGCGAACAGCCCAACCCTTGGGACCGACTACAGCCCCAGGATGCGATGAGCCGACATCGAGGTGCCAAACCTTCCCGTCGATGTGGACTCTTGGGGAAGATAAGCCTGTTATCCCCAGGGTAGCTTTTATCCGTTGAGCGATGGCCCTTCCATACGGAACCACCGGATCACTAAGCCCGACTTTCGTCCCTGCTCGACTTGTCAGTCTCGCAGTCAAGCTCCCTTATACCTTTACACTCTGCGAATGATTTCCAACCATTCTGAGGGAACCTTTGGGCGCCTCCGTTACATTTTAGGAGGCGACCGCCCCAGTCAAACTGCCCACCTGACACTGTCTCGCGCCACGCTAAGTGGCGACGGTTAGAGCGTTCATACAGCAAGGGTAGTATCCCACCAACGCCTCATTCGAAACTAGCGTTCCGAAATCAATGGCTCCTACCTATCCTGTACAAGCGGTACAAACACTCAATATCAAGCTACAGTAAAGCTCCATGGGGTCTTTCCGTCCTGTCGCGGGTAACCCGCATCTTCACGGGTACTAAAATTTCACCGAGTCTCTCGTTGAGACAGCGCCCAAATCATTACACCTTTCGTGCGGGTCGGAACTTACCCGACAAGGAATTTCGCTACCTTAGGACCGTTATAGTTACGGCCGCCGTTTACTGGGGCTTCAATTCTGGGCTTCGCTTACGCTAACTCATCCTTTTAACCTTCCAGCACCGGGCAGGTGTCAGCCCCTATACGTCATCTTACGATTTAGCAGAGACCTGTGTTTTTGATAAACAGTTGTTTGGGCCTATTCACTGCGGCTGTCCTGACGGACAGCACCCCTTCTTCCGAAGTTACGGGGCTATTTTGCCGAGTTCCTTAACGAGAGTTCGCTCGCTCACCTGAGGATACTCTCCTCGACTACCTGTGTCGGTTTGCGGTACGGGTAATTTATTTCTCACTAGAAGCTTTTCTCGGCAGTGTGACATCAGGTACTTCGCTACTTAAATTTCGCTCCCCATCACGTCTTGTCCTTAAAGAAGTAAGCATTTCACTCGCTTCAAGACTTGGCGCTTGGACATCCATATCCAGCCGGATGCATACCTTAGCCTACTGCGTCCCTCCATCGTTCAAACAAAATAAATTAGTACAGGAATCTCAACCTGTTATCCATCGACTACGCTTCTCAGCCTCGCCTTAGGCCCCGACTAACCCTGGGAGGACGAGCCTTCCCCAGGAAACCTTAGTCATACGGTGGACAGGATTCTCACCTGTCTTTCGCTACTCATGCCGGCATTCTCACTTCCATACGCTCCAGTAGTCCTCACGATCTACCTTCAACGCCTATGGAACGCTCTCCTACCACACAACCTTACGGTTGCATCCACAGTTTCGGTATTATGCTTAAGCCCCGGTATATTTTCGGCGCAGTGTCACTCGACTAGTGAGCTATTACGCACTCTTTAAATGGTGGCTGCTTCTGAGCCAACATCCTAGTTGTCTGTGCAACGCCACATCCTTTTCCACTTAGCATAAATTTAGGGACCTTAACTGGTGATCTGGGCTGTTCCCCTTTCGACAATGGACCTTATCGCTCACTGTCTGACTCCCGGACTAAGATAAATGGTATTCGGAGTTTATCTGAAGTTGGTAACCCTTGACGGGCCCCTTGTCCAAACAGTGCTCTACCTCCATTATCCAACGTCCGAGGCTAGCCCTAAAGCTATTTCGGAGAGAACCAGCTATCTCCAAGTTCGTTTGGAATTTCACCGCTACCCACAACTCATCCCAACGTTTTTCAACACGTACGGGTTCGGTCCTCCAGTGCGTTTTACCACACCTTCAACCTGGTCATGGGTAGGTCACTTGGTTTCGGGTCTACATCATCATACTCATTCGCCCTATTCAGACTCGCTTTCGCTACGGCTTCAGCTTTTCACTTTAACCTCGCATGATAACGTAACTCGCCGGTTCATTCTACAAAAGGCACGCCATTACCCATTAACGGGCTTTGACTTATTGTAGGCACACGGTTTCAGGAACTATTTCACTCCCCTTCCGGGGTGCTTTTCACCTTTCCCTCACGGTACTGGTTCACTATCGGTCACTAGGTAGTATTTAGCCTTGCGAGATGGTCCTCGCGGATTCCGACGGAATTTCACGTGCTCCGCCGTACTCAGGATCCAGAACGGAGGCTAACGGGTTTCAACTACGGGGCTTTCACCCTCTATGACGCAGCTTTCCAGCTGACTTCGTCTACCTGTTAGTTTTGTAACTCCAAAGTTCTGTCCTACAACCCCAAGAAGCAAGCTTCTTGGTTTGGGCTCTTCCCGTTTTGCTCGCCGCTACTCAGGGAATCGAATTTTCTTTCTCTTCCTGCGGGTACTTAGATGTTTCAGTTCCCCGCGTTTGTCTTCAACGTCACTATGTATTCATGACGCGATAACTTGATTGCTCAAGCTGGGTTCCCCCATTCGGAAATCCCCGGATCAAAGCTTACGTATAGCTCCCCGAGGCATATCGGTATTAGTTCCGTCCTTCATCGACTCCTAGTGCCAAGGCATCCACCGTGCGCCCTTTGTAACTTAACCTAAACAATATTAAAAATATTGCTGGTCACGATCGAATTTCTATTAGAAACTCTAAAACAAATACGCTGTGTTCTCGGCATTTAAAACAATGATATCCAGTTTTCAAAGTACAAAGTTAAGAGAGGTAATCCCCTCAAAACTGAACAAAGTTTCTAATGGTTGGTTTTCCGTATCACTTCGCTGCCTTGCGGCTTGAAGTGATTATCCTTAGAAAGGAGGTGATCCAGCCGCAGGTTCTCCTACGGCTACCTTGTTACGACTTCACCCTAATCATCTGTCCCACCTTAGACGGCTAGTTCCTCAAAGAGGTTACCCCACCGGCTTCGGGTGTTACAAACTCTCATGGTGTGACGGGCGGTGTGTACAAGGCCCGGGAACGTATTCACCGCGGCATGCTGATCCGCGATTACTAGCGATTCCGACTTCGTGTAGGCGAGTTGCAGCCTACAGTCCGAACTGAGACTGACTTTAAGAGATTAGCTTGCCCTCGCGGGTTCGCAACTCGTTGTATCAGCCATTGTAGCACGTGTGTAGCCCAGGTCATAAGGGGCATGATGATTTGACGTCGTCCCCACCTTCCTCCGGTTTGTCACCGGCAGTCTTACTAGAGTGCCCAACTAAATGCTGGCAACTAGTCATAAGGGTTGCGCTCGTTGCGGGACTTAACCCAACATCTCACGACACGAGCTGACGACAACCATGCACCACCTGTCATTCTGTCCCCGAAGGGAACGCCTAATCTCTTAGGTTGGCAGAAGATGTCAAGACCTGGTAAGGTTCTTCGCGTTGCTTCGAATTAAACCACATGCTCCACCGCTTGTGCGGGCCCCCGTCAATTCCTTTGAGTTTCAACCTTGCGGTCGTACTCCCCAGGCGGAATACTTAATGCGTTAGCTGCGGCACTGAAGGGCGGAAACCCTCCAACACCTAGTATTCATCGTTTACGGCATGGACTACCAGGGTATCTAATCCTGTTCGCTACCCATGCTTTCGAACCTCAACGTCAGTTACAGACCAGACAGCCGCCTTCGCCACTGGTGTTCTTCCATATATCTACGCATTTCACCGCTACACATGGAGTTCCACTGTCCTCTTCTGCACTCAAGTTTCCCAGTTTCCGATGCACTTCCCCGGTTGAGCCGGGGGCTTTCACATCAGACTTAAGAAACCGCCTACGTTCTCTTTACGCCCAATAAATCCGGATAACGCTTGCCACCTACGTATTACCGCGGCTGCTGGCACGTAGTTAGCCGTGGCTTTCTGGTTAAATACCGTCAACTAATGAACAGTTACTCTCACTAGTGTTCTTCTTCAACAACAGAGTTTTACGATCCGAAAACCTTCTTCACTCACGCGGTGTTGCTCCATCAGACTTGCGTCCATTGTGGAAGATTCCCTACTGCTGCCTCCCGTAGGAGTTTGGGCCGTGTCTCAGTCCCAATGTGGCCGATCACCCTCTCAGGTCGGCTACGCATCATTGTCTTGGTGAGCCGTTACCTCACCAACTAACTAATGCGCCGCGGGTCCATCCTTAAGTGAAAGCCGAAGCCTTCTTTCAGCCTCAAACCATGTGGTTTGAGGATTTATGCGGTATTAGCATCTGTTTCCAAATGTTATCCCCCACTTAAGGGCAGGTTACCCACGTGTTACTCACCCATCCGCCGCTCACCGCTCTAACGTCACTCCGTGCAAGCACTTCGATCAGTTAGTTAAGTTCGCTCGACTTGCATGTATTAGGCACGCCGCCAGCGTTCATCCTGAGCCAGGATCAAACTCTCAAATTAAGAGAGCTTTTTTACAAGCTCATTGATTTTTAAATAAAGCGAAATTGACTTCGCAAATGTGTTAATTGTTTTCAGCATATTTCAGCTGAATAACCTACCATTATTACGAAACTTTGTTCAGTTTTCAAAGGACTACTAATTGCCTTGCGACAACTTTTATATAATACCAAGTGCTGACAAGTTTGTCAAACACTATTTTCAATTGATTATCGAACTCGCTAGCGCCACAAGCGTTTGGTTCATTTGACAACTTAGATAGATTACCAATTTACAGGATACAGGTCAAGGATTATTTGCGCTTTTCTGAAATAATATTTTGAATCTGTCGCGGTTTCCATGCTTGAGCGCGACAAGGCAACGTTTGCGCGGTATTATCTAGTTAACCGTACAAGGGGGTAAGACAATGAAAGTTGTATCTACGTCGCACCAACTAGACAAAGTTCTCGCACAAGCAGCTATCGCCAAGCTTGTCCATCTACAACTGCTACCCACCGATCGTGTCATTAACATCGCCGGTGGCCATGGCGATTTCGCAATTGCATTATCCGCGCACAGTTCATTAGTAGAAATTGTAGACCATTCCGAAGATGAACTGCACGAAGCATCTGACAACGCCGCACGACACAGCCGCAACAACATCGCTTATGTCCACGGCGACTGGCAACAGATTCCATTGCGGCCTGCCGACATGATTTTTGTTGGGCCACTGCTCAGCTTACGAGATGCTGACCTGCCCTTCCTCTACTCGCTCGCAAAACAATCGCTAGTATTGGTAACAGCGGTCGGCGGAACCCCGCACGCTTACCATGGCATCCACCCCGAACTGGCGGATAGCTACAAAAAGCACCTCACAGCCGCAAAGCTCAACTGGGACAGCGACATTATCCATACCGGCGAAGCTGACTATGAAATGATTTGGGTTCGCAAACCCGACACAGACGTCGCAACAGAACAATAAGCAAACAAAGAGGACAGCCCCTGCGGCTGTCCTCTTTGTTTGCTTAAAATTAGCCTTCTTTAACGCGCAAATCTTCGACGTTGATGTAAGTATCTACCCAACTATCATCGTAGAAGCCTTCTTCATGGGAAACCAGAACCACAGCACCGGGGAATTCTTGAAGCGCACGCCGCAGCGCACCCTTTGTATCATCATCCAGATGGTTGGTCGGTTCATCCATGATCAGTAGATTGGACGGGTGCATCATGAGGTCCGCAATCTTAACCTTACTCTGCTCCCCACCAGAAAGCAGACTCAGTGGCTTGTCCGCCTCTTCCTTAGTCAGCGCGGTGCGACTCAGGACCTGCCGCAACGTCCGCTGGTTGACCCCAGGATACTGCTGCATCATGTATTGCAAGGGTGTCTGCTTCGGAATCTTCCAATTCAGTTCCTGCTCGAAGTACCCAAAGACCACGTTCTGAGCCTGATGGATATTGCCCCCAAGTGCAGGCAGCAATCCTAGAAGGGTTTTGAGGAGCGTCGACTTCCCGACCCCGTTAAACCCTTCGAGAACCATTGTTTCATCCGTACTAATCGTAAAGTTGAGTGGGCTGAGTAGCGGCTTGTCATACCCCACCAGCAAATCGGTCACATCTAACAAGACCTGGCTGTTCTGCTCAACAAATGGGAACTCCAAATGGGCCTTGCTACGCGTACCAGGTGGCGTTAATTTATCCATCCGGTTCAATTGTTTTTCACGACTCTTGGCCGAATTGCTTCGACTGCCGGCCTTGTTCTTACGAATGTAGGCTTCGGTCTTCTTAATCATTTCCTGTTGCTTGTGGAAAGCCTTGAGATAGGTTTCCGCGTTAGCTGCCTTCTGCCGCATCGCCTGTTTGAGACTACCCGTATACTTAGTAATCGTCGCAAACTCAACATCCAAGATGGCGTTCGTGACCCGCTGCAAGAAGTCCTGGTCGTGAGAAATGACGATGAAGGCGCCCTCGAAGTTTTCGAGCCAGTCAGACAACCATTCAATGTGACCCTTATCCAGATAGTTGGTCGGTTCATCAAGCAGTAACATGTCTGGACTCTGTAGCAACAGTTTGGCCAAGATGATCTTCGACCGCTGACCACCCGAAAGTTGATCGACAGGGTGATCAAGGCCGAGTGTCAGGAGACCAAGACCACTTGCAACCGTCTCAATTCGTGTATCGAGGTCATAGAAATCATGTGCTTCGAGGTCCTGCTGCAAATCACCCGCCTTGGCGAGCAATTCATCATCAGGATTTTCCGCATAATCGGCATAAATCTTGGTGATTTTAGCCTCTTCTGCGTACAGGTGGTCAAAGGCTGTCTTTAAAAACCCGCCGATGGTCTGTCCCTCATCAAGTTTGGCGTATTGGTCCAAGTAGCCTACGCGCAGGTGCCGCTGCCAGACAATCTTACCGGCATCTGGCGTCAGTTGCCCCGTCAAAATCTTGATTAAGGTACTTTTACCCGCCCCATTCTGGCCGATCACGCCGAGATGGTCTTCCTTATTCACTTGAAAGCTGGCGTCTTCGTACAGCTGCTTATCAATAAAGCGCTGGCTAAGGCCGCTCACGGTCAGAATACTCATTATCGTTTGCCTCTTTTCTAAATGACACGCTAGCACAGCCTGTTAAGCCCGTCAATTCAGGGCCTAGCGCGCTTTTGCTCATGTATGCGCTACAATCCGTAACCGAGACCCGTTTTCGGTTATACCAAAACAAATTTGACCGGCATGCGCATTTGCACCATTTTACGGATGCCAACCAGACGCCGCCACCCACAGCCACGAAAAAAGCGACCATCGCGGCCGCCTTCTCTATTACAGATTCAATTCGTGACGATCAATCATACGCCGCAGCGCGAGCTGAATGTTGTTCACTGTACCCTTAGGATCAGCCTTAAACGCATCCACATAGCTGGCATCTGGTACGTTAACCCGTCCGGCAACCGCGTCGGTAATGTCAGTGATGGTCATTTCGTTGCCATTAATCTTTGGCGTGAAATAGCTGCCCTCAAAGCCTTCATCAAGCAAAAACTTTGCCCAATCCTGCAGACTACTGATGATTACGTCATCCTGCGTTACGTTCTTGCCAGCCGCATTTGCAGCATCAACGAGCGCCTGTACTTCAGCCATACTTGTCGGAACATCATCCATAGCGATTACCTCCATATTTACCTTTATCTTACTATTGATAAGTAAAAATGTCGATATCTCGCGGCTACTTCTTCAGCAATTTTTCGCCAATTTCGTAGTTCCGTTCGTGCTCGTATTCTGGCACGAGCATCCCCCCAGTAGCCCAGACGATATGGGTCGCATTGGCCATTGGGAAGTGCTCGGTCAGGTATGGTTGCGCCTGACGTAGCGCCGCAAAGCCGGCCGTTGCGGAAGGTTCGAGCTTGATGTTCTCTTCGTCCATCATTTCCGCAGTGTAAGCCATGATCCGGTCATCCTTAAAGGTCCCGATGCCCATGAGCAGGGTCTTCATCACGCGACCAGCGAGGCGACTCGGCCGACCAACGGCGAGACCATCAGCTTCAGTCAAGCCGTCCAGGCCGATATCATAAACGGAAATCTTTTCATTCATCCCCGTTGCCATTCCCAGTACCACCGAAGGCACGTGCGTTGGCTCCGCAAAGATAGCGTGGACATTATCACCGAAGATCTGCTTCAGACCGAACGTCGTACCACCAGGTGAACCGCCGACGCCGGCCGGCAGGTAGACAAATAGCGGGTGGTCTTCGTCAACCGGGATGTCCATATCCTTGAGCTGCTTTTGCAGGCGAATGGCTGCGACACCATAGCCCAGGAACAAGTCCGTGCTGCCTTCATCATCAATAAAGAAGACGGATGGGTCCTTCGCGGCGAGGGCACGGCCGGCGGTGATGGCCTTAGTGAAACTACCATCGTACTCAACCACGTTCACGCCTTTGCTGCGCAGGGTATCCTTTTTCCACTGTTTGGCATCCATAGACATGTGTACCGTGGTGTTGAAGCCGAGCTTAGCGGCAACAATCCCGATGGACAGGCCCAAGTTCCCGGTCGAGCCAACTGCAATTCCGTAGTGGCTGAACAGGTCGTGGAACTTATCGTTGTTCAGCTGTGCGTAATCATCACCGTACACGAGCATCCCGTGCTTCATCGCCACGGTTTCGGCAATCTTCAGCACTTCGTAGATGCCGCCACGTGATTTGATTGAGCCAGAAATCGGCAGTTCGTTATCGGCCTTCAGGTACAGGTTACCTGGCAGGTCATAGTTTTCACGCGCCGTCACGTGTGCCTTCATCTTGTCCAATGGCAAAACTGGCGATTCCAAAATACCATCAGTCGCGGCCGTTTCTGGAAAGGCGGCGGCCATGTATGGTGCAAACCGTTCGAAACGCGCAGATGCGTCGAACAGGTCTTCCTTACTCAGCGGTAAAGGCTCGTCCTTACCGTAGTCAGGGTTGATCCACAGAATTTCTTTTTCAGCCTGCAGATCCTTGATAATTGGGTACTTTGCGCTTAACTCCGCAATGTCCATTATTGTGCTCCTCCGTGTTCTCCTAATAAATCCCGTTAAATATGATAGCCCACTCGGCGGACAGATACTAGTTTAGTAAGGGCTTTACACGCAAAAAGACGCGGCCGCAGCCACGTCTTATGCAAAATTACAATATTTTCAGTTCACGTTTTAATGATTCAAACCGCACGCGATTATCGTAGAAGGCGGCCACTGCCAGGTTAATAACCGGCATGGTGAACAGCGTGCCAATCCCAAGTGAGATCACGTTCACGAGGTAGAGCCACCACATGGATAGGTAGAGCTGAATGAGATCAACCCGGTAGCCGCGCATCAGACGACGTGATTCTCGCAAGATGGTGAATACCGTCCAGTCGCCACCGTGTTCGATCCGGTCGCGCATGATGAGCACCGCCTGCGAGTACGTCAGAAGCACCCAGCACATCAAGACAAAACCGAGTAGCACGCTCAGTACCACAATCAGAACAACGGCAGTGAAATTATTGCGCGCCGCAATGGCAAACCCCGCAAACGCGATACCAATTGTCATCGCACACGTTGACATCAAGCCGCGAACCACAGACACACAGACAAAGCCGACCAGGTAACGCCAGTGCAAGTCACGTACCACCTCGCTAGCTGCCGAGAGGGTTTTGCCGTCGTGCCGAATCACAACCAATGCGGCGTATAGGCCAATGACACCAAACAAATTGATTGCCGTTGAAGAAATCATCGTCCAAATCAAGGTACCGTTGAGCTCCGAACCATAGTGCCAAAAGCGGCTCAATTGGTGTGCCTTCCACCCGAGCGCCGCGCCACCCATCAAGGCCAAGGCCCAGAAGGTCACGACCACCATCAGATGTAGTAGCTGAATCCGGAGCAGTTTAGGATAAGCCCCGTTATCACGTGCGGCAGCCCAAGCCTGACTAATCAATTCGCGTCTTGTGCGATACCTGTAGTTATCCGTCATTTCTGCAGTCATGATTAGTCCGCCTGTGGGTGTTCATCCTCATAACGTAGCCGCAGCTGCTCGTAGTAAGCGGCGGTTGTGAGCTGGATGTAAGGGTAGATCCAGATGAAACCAATACCCGCTGTGATGACGCCGAGCAGGTCCCACCAGAAGAAGCTCAGACCCAGGACGAACAGGTCAAACTTGTGACCCCGGGTAATGCGGTACGCGTCTGCCAGTACCTTAAACAAATCAACACGGGGCTGGCGCTCACGCGTGTCGTAGAGCACAAACGTCGTCAGCATCAAGCCAAACGACAGCAGGACGCCAGGGATAATCAGTAGCATGAAGCCGATGGAAGTGGCCAAGTTGACCAGAATTTGTGTCCCCAGCACCAACCAGAAGTAGCGGCCGTTAAAGACACGCAACAGCGTATGACTGATGCTAATCTCAGCATCCTTGTTGCGAATCACATCTAGCGCCGTGAAGTTAAATCCAGCGATGAAGAACATGCTGGCAAAATCTGACAGCATCGACCACATTTGTGACTGCTGCCGACTGGAAACCAGCTCACGGGCAATCGTCATTGTGTCGTTAGATGAACTGAGTTTACCGGATGGCAACAAGTAAATGTAGGTGCCGAAAAGAATGGCAATCAAAATGATGACAATGCTCGACAAGCGTAGTACACGGGCAATTGCGGGATTGTGGAGTCGTTCACGGGCCAGCGCCTTTAACTGCGCGCGGTCCATATATTTGATGTCATCGCGTTCTTCGTTCATGGTTTCCTCCTATATAGAAGCTATGCCTCGGTCTCCTTTTCCGGGAATGAGCGGTCACGGCCGATGGTGGCAATGACGCGGTTCACCCGGTGCAGGGAGACAATTTGCTGTGGCAACAGCTTGACCGGCGACTCACCGTGAGTTGCCGAGTTGGGATTGATGCAGTAATGATAATCCGCGTTACCACCATAATAGAAGGTATCCGCGTAAACCGCGTATTGCACGGTGAACAACTCGTCTTCCATCATACTGATATCGGGATCGAAACGTAGGTGATGCCGGCGGATGATATCTAGCCGGTACATCTTGTTCCATAAGTAGCCGCGCACTAAACCGAGCGGACTGCGCACGCCGTCTAAAAACTGGCGACGCGTCAGTGGCCGGGACATCAAGTGCCGGTCTGCGGGTTCCTTTGCGGCAGTTTTTTCTATTATATATGGGTTCACAACCAGATCGTACTCACCCTGATCCATGTCCTGGACAAAGTGGGCAATGTAGTCTGGTTCGAGCCAGTCATCACCATCGACGAAAGCAACGTACTTGCCCCGTGCGATGGCCAATCCGGTGTTACGTGCGGAGGACACACCCCGGTTACCCTGGTGTGCGAGCACGGTGAAACGCCGGTCAGCCCGTGCGAATGCATCCATCCGCAGGCGTGACTCGTCACTAGACCCGTCATCTACCAGAATGACTTGTAAATTCGTGTAAGTCTGGCTCGCAACGCTCACGAGGCTGCGGGTCAAATGTTCCGCTAAGTTGTACACGGGTATGATGACACTCACTAGTGTTTGCATAGCCTCCACCTTTCTAGTCAACCTGACACTATTCTAGCATAGCAAACACGGGTCGGGTGATTGCTTCTATTTTCGTCATGAAATGGGCCCAAAATTAAGCAAAAGTATGCATTTTAAGCCGTTAAGCCTTAACGATAAAAGACCTAGTCCCATTTTCATGCATAATTTTCTTTGAAAGTGGGAGCTGATGTCCTAATTTTGCTTGTTATTTTAAACAAGTCCCAATGTAAGCGCATTTTCGTGTAATATACTGAAATATTGTATGAAAGCATGACGGGACGATTACATTGTGACAAAATACCCGATTTTTGTAACACGCCTGGTATTGCGACGACACAAGTCGAGACTATACTGCATCTTGTTCTCAAAAATACAAACACATTTGATTAGGAGTGAATGACTATCAAAGTTTCTCATATGAAATGGCTCATCGCAGTTCTGTTCGCCGTCGTAC contains the following coding sequences:
- a CDS encoding alpha/beta hydrolase, producing MIISGYKLDYLPTTPGAPWALIVPGGGYWGWMDISEGKPVAKYLNAHGIAAFILRYHLRSFGRRRRMPLRDVQRAIFSILAVNSQYDVSRQHWSIWGASAGGHLAGEYVGRALEQHLPLPETLVMLYPVVTMHHFTNRLTRMALIGPMTSEKTKDAHSLEQHVQPGWPPTFLTASEQDGLVPYQNSLLLARAIKRVGGEAHMRLYHVGHHGVGLGIDTPLEGWADAALAYWRDHWR
- a CDS encoding CsbD family protein, with amino-acid sequence MTNDKVDAMKDRVTGKAKELEGKATGDKTRETQGKAENLKGKVKDKLADAKDDAKKFVADAKDKLKQDDTDA
- a CDS encoding class I SAM-dependent methyltransferase — its product is MKVVSTSHQLDKVLAQAAIAKLVHLQLLPTDRVINIAGGHGDFAIALSAHSSLVEIVDHSEDELHEASDNAARHSRNNIAYVHGDWQQIPLRPADMIFVGPLLSLRDADLPFLYSLAKQSLVLVTAVGGTPHAYHGIHPELADSYKKHLTAAKLNWDSDIIHTGEADYEMIWVRKPDTDVATEQ
- a CDS encoding ABC-F family ATP-binding cassette domain-containing protein yields the protein MSILTVSGLSQRFIDKQLYEDASFQVNKEDHLGVIGQNGAGKSTLIKILTGQLTPDAGKIVWQRHLRVGYLDQYAKLDEGQTIGGFLKTAFDHLYAEEAKITKIYADYAENPDDELLAKAGDLQQDLEAHDFYDLDTRIETVASGLGLLTLGLDHPVDQLSGGQRSKIILAKLLLQSPDMLLLDEPTNYLDKGHIEWLSDWLENFEGAFIVISHDQDFLQRVTNAILDVEFATITKYTGSLKQAMRQKAANAETYLKAFHKQQEMIKKTEAYIRKNKAGSRSNSAKSREKQLNRMDKLTPPGTRSKAHLEFPFVEQNSQVLLDVTDLLVGYDKPLLSPLNFTISTDETMVLEGFNGVGKSTLLKTLLGLLPALGGNIHQAQNVVFGYFEQELNWKIPKQTPLQYMMQQYPGVNQRTLRQVLSRTALTKEEADKPLSLLSGGEQSKVKIADLMMHPSNLLIMDEPTNHLDDDTKGALRRALQEFPGAVVLVSHEEGFYDDSWVDTYINVEDLRVKEG
- a CDS encoding D-serine ammonia-lyase; amino-acid sequence: MDIAELSAKYPIIKDLQAEKEILWINPDYGKDEPLPLSKEDLFDASARFERFAPYMAAAFPETAATDGILESPVLPLDKMKAHVTARENYDLPGNLYLKADNELPISGSIKSRGGIYEVLKIAETVAMKHGMLVYGDDYAQLNNDKFHDLFSHYGIAVGSTGNLGLSIGIVAAKLGFNTTVHMSMDAKQWKKDTLRSKGVNVVEYDGSFTKAITAGRALAAKDPSVFFIDDEGSTDLFLGYGVAAIRLQKQLKDMDIPVDEDHPLFVYLPAGVGGSPGGTTFGLKQIFGDNVHAIFAEPTHVPSVVLGMATGMNEKISVYDIGLDGLTEADGLAVGRPSRLAGRVMKTLLMGIGTFKDDRIMAYTAEMMDEENIKLEPSATAGFAALRQAQPYLTEHFPMANATHIVWATGGMLVPEYEHERNYEIGEKLLKK
- a CDS encoding DUF975 family protein, which translates into the protein MTAEMTDNYRYRTRRELISQAWAAARDNGAYPKLLRIQLLHLMVVVTFWALALMGGAALGWKAHQLSRFWHYGSELNGTLIWTMISSTAINLFGVIGLYAALVVIRHDGKTLSAASEVVRDLHWRYLVGFVCVSVVRGLMSTCAMTIGIAFAGFAIAARNNFTAVVLIVVLSVLLGFVLMCWVLLTYSQAVLIMRDRIEHGGDWTVFTILRESRRLMRGYRVDLIQLYLSMWWLYLVNVISLGIGTLFTMPVINLAVAAFYDNRVRFESLKRELKIL
- a CDS encoding DUF975 family protein, giving the protein MNEERDDIKYMDRAQLKALARERLHNPAIARVLRLSSIVIILIAILFGTYIYLLPSGKLSSSNDTMTIARELVSSRQQSQMWSMLSDFASMFFIAGFNFTALDVIRNKDAEISISHTLLRVFNGRYFWLVLGTQILVNLATSIGFMLLIIPGVLLSFGLMLTTFVLYDTRERQPRVDLFKVLADAYRITRGHKFDLFVLGLSFFWWDLLGVITAGIGFIWIYPYIQLTTAAYYEQLRLRYEDEHPQAD
- a CDS encoding glycosyltransferase family 2 protein, with protein sequence MQTLVSVIIPVYNLAEHLTRSLVSVASQTYTNLQVILVDDGSSDESRLRMDAFARADRRFTVLAHQGNRGVSSARNTGLAIARGKYVAFVDGDDWLEPDYIAHFVQDMDQGEYDLVVNPYIIEKTAAKEPADRHLMSRPLTRRQFLDGVRSPLGLVRGYLWNKMYRLDIIRRHHLRFDPDISMMEDELFTVQYAVYADTFYYGGNADYHYCINPNSATHGESPVKLLPQQIVSLHRVNRVIATIGRDRSFPEKETEA